In Brachypodium distachyon strain Bd21 chromosome 5, Brachypodium_distachyon_v3.0, whole genome shotgun sequence, the genomic window ACCTGCTTCCGTACACCAGATGCAGTCCGCCAGGAGCATTCAGTCCAATACTCTACAATGTGCACACAGTTCATAATAAGAACACCACCCAGGGAACTGCAGCTTTGTTTATGGCATTTTGATTTCTCAAGAGAAAGTAGACACGAAACAAGCGTGGAAGAAATGGCGTCctcgcacgcacgcacgcacctcGGTGAAGAGTGCTTCCGCCTCGGCGGCGTCCCCGTTCCCGAGGGCGGCCTCGGCCTTCTCCCTCACGGCGAGCGCGACGAGCCCCGCGGCCGCGTCGAactcggcggcgccgaggaggTGCTCCAGGAgcgccgcggcgcgcgcggccgtTCCCACGTGGCCgaacacggcggcggcgccggaggaggagagggaggcggcgacgtTGGGCCCCGCGCCGCAGCGGCCGAGGCACCCGCAGGAGTCCACGTcgacgcgcggcggcggcggcgccaggcCCGCCAGCGCCGCCAGGACCTCGCGCGCGCCCTGCCGCGCGCACGTGCGGTTCGTGCAGACCCGTACCTCCACCTTTTCTGCCGCACTGCCTGAAGCGCGCGGCGAAGTGGGCCCTCGCCGGAGGCTCGCCGGCCGGGGAGCGCGGGCGAAGGAGTAGGAGCAGGAGGCTGCTGCTCCCGCTACTGCCATCGCCATGTGTGGATTGATGGCTTGACGAAGTGGCCGACTTGACGAGGCTCGTTCTATAATAACGCAATATTGCAGGGTTCCTTTTGCAAATCTGCACTCGTGGACACCGACGTGGCCTTCTGAAACTCCACGACTACGAGGCAACCAGACCGTCGTGGCCTGCCCCCTGCCTTGCCCTGACCTGCGGCGATCTCCTCTCCGACTCCGGCGAGACGCTCCGATCCCTCTCCGACCTGCGCCGTCAAGGACCCCGAGATTTCGCGCAAGGTTATCACCGTACTCACATTTCACTCGGTTTTCATCGAAGTTTTGCCTGTCTATGTTGGTTTCGGGGGATGGCCGGATTGGAGGGTGATGAACGGAGCGGCGATTTGTTCGAGTGCTTGATCTGCTGCGATGTGGTGTAATTTTCTTTCCCATTGCTCAATTTGGGTTGTTGGTTGAGCGCTTCTGCATCGTTGCTGCGATTATGTGATTCCTTTGTGCTAAATTCCGTCAGCTTGGGATGACGCCCTCTAGCTGTTTGATGAAGTGCCTCAACGAGCCCATCAATACAACTACATAGCCTATTCCATGTTTCATTTGCCAAAATAGCAATCATCCGTTCGCAAATTTATTTGCATGCAATGGGTCATGTACTCATTAGCTTATTGTGAAACTATAATGAATTGATGATTAATCGTAATTATTGAGCAGGCTAGCAAAAGCTGCATCAGACTGGAGTTCTCACTTTCTGTATTTTGGTGTTTGTAGCGTCATGTTAGCGGCACGCGTTAATCTGAAGGGTTGGCAACAGGCAGCAGTTGCATTTGGTTCTGCATTCGGGGCCTTGCTTGATCCTAAGAGAGCCGATCTGATAGCTGCACTTGGGGAGACTACTGGAAAGCCAGCATTTGAGCGTGTGCTCCAGCGCATGAAGAACAGTGCTGAAGGCAGGGTAAACGCTATACTTTCTCCTCTCGTCAGAATTGCACATGCCATTATGTTTGGACATTTGTTGTTGTCTTTGACCATTGTTTTAGAGCCTTTGCTACTAGCATAGCATATTTTGTAGATTGTTATAGGTATAATTGCACAACTTTTGAAACACCATAATTTTCATGTAAAACTGTGAATTTCACCCATGCTAGTATGGTTGTGGAATCATTTTTCCAATCTATATCGATTTATTCAGTGTCTCGACATAAACCTCAAGAGGTTGTATAGGGGTACAGGGTTTATACTGAAGCATTGTGCTACAGTTTATTTCCTCTTATTGCTGTATTGTTCATTGGAGTAAATTTGCAATATATTGTTCCTTGTTGGACTGGAGTCTAACCTCATAATTTTCTGAACAATTTAAATATGTCGTTGCATTATCTGAAGaaattgtttatttttttaccagtCCGATGTAACTTGCATGTACAAGACTCAACATGGCAAACTGAAAATACAATTATATCCATTTGTCCATGGACATTATGCGGAATCTAACTAAAATAGCTTGTTTCTACAGGAAGTTCTTTTGGAGCGTCCTCGAGTTATATCCACACAGGTTTCCCATGCCTGGGACATGCCCGAGAACACATTTGGTGCTGCCTATGCTCAGTTCATGGGATCGAGGAACTTCTCTCCAGACGACCGCCCACCCGTTCGGTTCATGGACACCGAAGAGCTTGCATTTGttgccacccgtgcccgcgaGGTGCATGACTTTTGGCACGTGCTGTTTGGCCTTCCGACGAACCTGATTGGAGAGACTGCCCTGAAGGTGATCGAGTTTGAACAGATGTTCCTCCCGATGTGCATGCTCTCTGTTGTTGGGGGCTCTGCGAGGTTCAGTGAGAAACAAAGGACGCTGTTTTTCCAGCACTATTTCCCATGGGCAACCAAAGCAGGTCTTAAGTCTACAGATCTGATGTCTGTGTACTATGAGAAGCACTTCCATGAAGATTTGGAGGAAGTGAGGAGAAACTGGGGAATTGTGCCATGCCCTGATCCCAAAAGTAGCAGCATTTAGACTTCAGAGCACATTTTGTGTGAAAAAAACCTTTATTTGGTTTTAGCTTTGGTTATGGTAGCTGTTCTGTCCTTGAGAATAAAACCATGAGTTATTCTACTGAGTACTAGCAAGTAAATAGGGTACGGTACCTTCCAAATGGCAGAATGTTGACCATGACTCCATGAGCTACTTGTATGTGATTTAGATTCAAGGTTTGCTCAAATGGCTTTCAGACTTCAAAGTGGTACATTTAAATCAGAATACAAGAATGCTTCCGAACTTTGAAGTCTCAGGAAAAAACGTACTTCAGATGGACGGACTTCtaacataaaaagaaaagagtcCAATGGCAAATTAGAATAACAATGCTCTGCTTATTCTGCTACTTGCACGCAAGAAATCAATATACTGGAGTAGTATAGATGAAAAATGTAAAAATCTGAATATCTTATCTCAATCTCTTCAACAACAGGCTTGTCATGAAGTTTGTATGATTT contains:
- the LOC100845358 gene encoding uncharacterized protein LOC100845358 → MAMAVAGAAASCSYSFARAPRPASLRRGPTSPRASGSAAEKVEVRVCTNRTCARQGAREVLAALAGLAPPPPRVDVDSCGCLGRCGAGPNVAASLSSSGAAAVFGHVGTAARAAALLEHLLGAAEFDAAAGLVALAVREKAEAALGNGDAAEAEALFTESIGLNAPGGLHLVYGSRSKARLAMGDVAGALADAEEAIRIAPKFPQSRLSRGDVLFAMGDYHAAEDAYADALNLDPSIRRSKSFKARLGKLREKLVSVSSSS
- the LOC100845657 gene encoding ubiquinone biosynthesis protein COQ4 homolog, mitochondrial, whose protein sequence is MLAARVNLKGWQQAAVAFGSAFGALLDPKRADLIAALGETTGKPAFERVLQRMKNSAEGREVLLERPRVISTQVSHAWDMPENTFGAAYAQFMGSRNFSPDDRPPVRFMDTEELAFVATRAREVHDFWHVLFGLPTNLIGETALKVIEFEQMFLPMCMLSVVGGSARFSEKQRTLFFQHYFPWATKAGLKSTDLMSVYYEKHFHEDLEEVRRNWGIVPCPDPKSSSI